A single genomic interval of Spartinivicinus marinus harbors:
- a CDS encoding ParA family protein, which translates to MKIITSATHKGGEAKTTLAQVIASYTAQLKNKRTLLIDLDKQGSLSRRYLRMESEETRAEIDGTAIPPVHPDYREGNDPSDFPPRTSFHGIYHGQMVVPYPTSIPNLDIVPSWSSRLDAVLKNSPDYLLERVYNRPLEFFKLPELRSAYDVVIIDTPPDKNPLVIGALRASTHVFIPVQLAQMSLEGLEAMKIFVGQQNDVVCSDHEIKLAGIVPTIYDKSASQKKRLEFLKDQHGDLIIDPPMYKRVTITRLSETPAEPSSFLEWPSSVMAKKYGHKKSQQENDKHELLETCEEIYKRVFK; encoded by the coding sequence ATGAAAATCATTACAAGTGCAACTCATAAGGGGGGCGAAGCAAAAACTACACTTGCTCAAGTAATAGCCTCTTACACAGCTCAACTTAAAAACAAAAGAACTCTTCTAATAGACCTGGATAAGCAGGGATCACTTTCTAGGCGTTATCTAAGAATGGAGTCAGAAGAAACAAGAGCAGAAATCGATGGAACTGCTATTCCTCCTGTTCATCCGGACTATAGAGAAGGTAATGACCCCTCCGATTTTCCACCAAGAACAAGTTTTCATGGAATTTATCATGGCCAAATGGTTGTGCCTTATCCAACCAGTATACCTAACTTAGATATTGTTCCTTCATGGTCAAGCCGGCTTGATGCTGTTCTCAAAAATAGTCCAGATTACTTACTTGAAAGGGTATACAACAGGCCACTTGAGTTTTTTAAGCTTCCTGAACTGAGAAGTGCATATGATGTTGTAATTATCGATACACCTCCAGATAAAAACCCTCTTGTAATTGGGGCTTTAAGAGCTAGTACACATGTTTTCATTCCTGTTCAGCTTGCGCAAATGTCTTTAGAAGGACTTGAAGCAATGAAAATTTTTGTTGGACAGCAGAATGATGTTGTATGTAGTGACCATGAAATTAAACTGGCTGGCATTGTTCCAACAATCTATGACAAATCTGCAAGTCAAAAAAAGCGCTTAGAGTTTCTTAAAGATCAGCATGGTGACTTGATAATTGATCCACCAATGTACAAAAGAGTAACAATTACAAGATTGAGTGAAACACCTGCAGAACCTTCAAGTTTTTTAGAGTGGCCATCCTCTGTTATGGCTAAGAAATATGGGCATAAAAAATCGCAGCAAGAAAATGACAAACATGAACTTTTAGAAACCTGCGAAGAAATTTATAAGAGGGTCTTTAAATGA
- a CDS encoding portal protein, with product MAVETEKPKKKSRWKRLFSGFNENEPIHDSPVSGIACDLSSMERLLNQPLQTDDASHYEPLKTPFPTDRTLQYKIYDEMAVDPSIDAALKMHIQHALSATTDTNEIIFIESKDGQPNQVISDLNDTFRDLFNAQLHNWAYEAAKYGVCYVRPYGAEGKGIQHIRHDRYTHPLSIKEFERAGLLAGYRSKHQPADQRQQLIEPWKVVSFKIPQWSNLCSHQQHQPSREHTQFNLASDDYENDPVVETTHYGESLLRAAFDPWQKLEQASTALSVARWNAGKKDRFIGVNVGQESPQKAAGYFNTIAKILKQKSDHSSNQAMSKGFFNTINNLVFPVWSSGSGKVDIQTEVNDVNIASIEDVNFIVNRLASALSVDKSLLGFTDDLSGGLGDGGFFRMAIAAAIKANLVRNAVRNGIERLFEIHVAYKYNKVYTPDDKPWVIKFNSINTALEQEQAQAQEVRANFATSVVSLIQLIDPEFQLLDKKDALNWVMTELMQFQADDISPLFTSKKPSSTQDQPSKPNEPKHEQKQTQ from the coding sequence ATGGCAGTAGAGACCGAAAAACCCAAGAAAAAAAGTCGTTGGAAACGCTTGTTTTCCGGCTTTAATGAAAACGAACCCATTCATGATAGCCCGGTTAGTGGTATTGCTTGTGATTTATCCAGTATGGAACGGCTATTAAATCAGCCGCTACAAACTGATGATGCCAGTCACTACGAACCACTAAAAACCCCCTTCCCCACTGACCGCACCCTGCAATACAAAATCTATGATGAAATGGCGGTGGATCCGTCGATTGATGCCGCTTTAAAAATGCATATTCAGCATGCCCTTTCTGCTACTACTGACACCAATGAGATCATTTTTATTGAGTCAAAGGACGGTCAACCAAACCAAGTGATTTCAGATTTGAATGACACGTTTCGGGATTTGTTTAATGCGCAATTACATAACTGGGCTTATGAAGCCGCTAAGTATGGCGTGTGTTATGTCCGACCTTATGGTGCAGAAGGTAAAGGCATCCAACATATACGGCATGATCGTTATACCCATCCTCTTTCAATTAAGGAATTTGAACGAGCCGGATTATTAGCAGGTTATCGATCAAAACACCAACCCGCCGACCAAAGACAACAGCTAATCGAACCCTGGAAAGTCGTCAGTTTTAAAATACCCCAATGGTCCAACTTGTGTAGCCATCAACAACACCAACCTTCACGAGAACACACACAGTTTAATCTGGCATCTGATGATTACGAAAATGACCCGGTTGTTGAAACTACCCATTATGGAGAATCACTGTTAAGAGCGGCGTTTGATCCCTGGCAAAAACTCGAACAAGCCTCCACTGCCTTAAGTGTGGCTCGCTGGAATGCCGGTAAAAAAGATCGGTTTATTGGAGTCAATGTAGGGCAAGAATCTCCCCAAAAAGCCGCTGGTTACTTCAACACCATTGCCAAGATCTTAAAACAAAAGTCGGATCACTCTTCTAATCAAGCCATGTCCAAAGGCTTCTTTAACACTATCAATAACCTGGTGTTTCCAGTGTGGTCAAGTGGGTCTGGCAAGGTGGATATTCAAACCGAAGTCAATGATGTGAATATCGCTTCCATCGAAGATGTGAATTTTATAGTCAATCGACTTGCGTCTGCACTGAGCGTTGATAAGTCATTGTTAGGTTTTACGGATGACCTGTCGGGCGGTCTGGGGGATGGTGGTTTTTTTAGGATGGCCATTGCCGCAGCGATTAAAGCCAACCTGGTTCGAAATGCAGTACGTAATGGTATCGAACGATTATTCGAGATTCATGTAGCGTATAAATACAACAAGGTATATACGCCCGACGACAAACCCTGGGTGATTAAATTCAACAGTATTAATACCGCACTGGAACAAGAGCAAGCTCAAGCCCAAGAAGTACGAGCCAACTTTGCAACATCTGTCGTTTCGCTGATTCAACTGATTGATCCTGAGTTCCAACTACTGGATAAGAAAGACGCTCTGAACTGGGTCATGACAGAGTTAATGCAATTTCAGGCAGACGACATTAGCCCTCTGTTTACTTCCAAAAAACCCTCCTCTACTCAAGACCAGCCAAGCAAACCAAACGAGCCCAAGCATGAGCAAAAACAAACTCAATAA